A portion of the Caenorhabditis elegans chromosome III genome contains these proteins:
- the cnd-1 gene encoding Neurogenic differentiation factor 1 (Confirmed by transcript evidence) yields the protein MRPTDTSNFAPAEISKRKVRRVKANGRERARMHGLNNALDMLREYIPITTQHQKLSKIETLRLARNYIDALQRMLQTNEQPTPLEYAHTLANGLSQTTTNMLANLLQVQPRQLLPPSQFDIFSDPSHHQLHPSHPPPHSSFSSSSPSSSCSPPQYYYSPTQPSAAPLQGSCDPQYQQMYHQHSHQNTFNYSP from the exons ATGCGTCCTACTGATACTTCAAACTTTGCTCCAGCCGAAATTTCAAAGCGAAAAGTTCGACGAGTGAAAGCAAATGGAAGAGAAAGAGCAAGAATGCATGGTTTGAATAATGCATTGGATATGCTCAGAGAGTATATTCCAATTACTACTCAACATCAGAAACTTAGCAAAATTGAGACTTTGAGACTCGCAAG gaATTACATTGATGCTCTTCAAAGAATGTTGCAAACAAACGAACAACCAACTCCACTTGAATATGCTCACACACTTGCCAATGGATTGTCACAGACTACCACGAATATGTTGGCTAACTTGTTGCAG GTCCAACCTCGTCAACTCCTTCCACCATCACAATTCGACATCTTCTCTGATCCATCCCATCATCAACTTCATCCATCTCATCCACCACCACATTCATCcttctcatcatcatcaccatcATCTTCATGTTCTCCACCTCAATATTATTATTCTCCAACTCAACCATCAGCTGCTCCACTTCAAGGATCATGTGATCCACAATATCAACAAATGTATCATCAACATTCCCATCAGAATACTTTTAATTATTCACCATaa
- the prx-10 gene encoding Tryptophan--tRNA ligase, mitochondrial (Confirmed by transcript evidence) → MIFSGKFTSHLLNYGFKPNNLRLLSTSTHPTIYFTGIQPTGIPHLGNFFGSIEPWTELQNSVDKNILMMLSVVDQHAISLGPLPANELRQNTHQMTASLIACGVDPNRTLLFRQSDVPQIAQISWILGSLQTTSKLARLPQYKEKKERFKKGDIPVGLLTYPLLQAADVLTFKATTVPVGEDQSQHLNLLGGLAYAFNKTYETEIFPIPKQLTRESHARIRSLREPEKKMSKSSGGPRSRIEITDSRSTIIEKCQKAQSDNAGKVTYDKENRLAVSNLLDLYSAVTKTQTSEIDFSNWTTLDLKMNLAEAVDKRLAPIRQKFEELQNTGEVDKVLTENGEKAREIAEKNLEEIRRTIGFL, encoded by the exons ATgatattttctggaaaattcactTCGCATCTCTTGAATTACGGGTTTAAG ccaaataaTCTCCGTTTACTTTCCACTTCAACTCATCCAACAATATATTTCACTGGAATACAACCAACTGGAATTCCACATCTCGGCAATTTCTTTGGATCTATTGAGCCATGGACTGAACTTCAGAATTCTGTAGATAAGAATATTCTTATGATGTTATCTGTAGTTGATCAACACGCTATTTCACTTGGACCACTTCCAGCAAATGAG cTCCGCCAAAACACTCACCAAATGACAGCAAGTCTTATTGCATGTGGTGTTGATCCAAACCGAACTCTCCTTTTCCGACAATCAGATGTTCCTCAAATTGCCCAAATTTCATGGATTCTTGGTTCACTTCAAACAACTTCAAAACTTGCAAGACTTCCCcaatataaagaaaaaaaagaaagattcaAAAAAGGTGATATTCCAGTTGGACTCCTTACGTATCCTCTCCTTCAAGCAGCTGATGTTCTTACATTTAAAGCCACAACAGTTCCAGTTGGAGAAGATCAAAGTCAACATTTAAATCTTCTTGGAGGACTTGCTTACGCATTTAATAAAACTTATGAGACTGAAATCTTTCCGATTCCAAAGCAGTTAACACGAGAATCTCATGCAAGAATTCGATCATTAAGAGaacctgaaaagaaaatgagcaaatcaTCAGGAGGACCGAGGAGTCGTATTGAG ATCACAGACAGCCGTTCCACAATTATCGAGAAATGTCAAAAAGCACAAAGTGACAATGCTGGAAAAGTGACATATGATAAGGAAAACCGGTTAGCTGTTTCCAATTTG ctTGATCTCTATTCGGCAGTCACCAAAACTCAAACATCAGAGATCGACTTCTCAAATTGGACAActttagatttgaaaatgaatttggcTGAAGCAGTTGATAAACGACTAGCTCcaattcgacaaaaatttgaagaattacaAAATACTGGAGAG GTTGACAAAGTGCTAACTGAAAATGGTGAAAAGGCTCgagaaattgcagaaaaaaatctagaagaGATTCGTCGAACTATCGGATTCTTGTGA
- the prx-10 gene encoding Peroxisome biogenesis factor 10 (Confirmed by transcript evidence), whose product MNTYVAEIGEIVRSQRRDEEYIEDITERLSRVSKELLGQRTWIRWFPYLKSIASTLYYTSTVVLGNQTLGEEYVHLFESNGLERTVPSIPSRISFVLLHSAFPLISNYLIQKAESTLTHPSTESFLGIPIRKNQKARQSFLDVFFWLRTKLFPQLQRAHIALFYITGAYYSIARRFTGIRFLSASAHSDIPALKVYRFLGYITLIQLAVSIGISLYSFLEQEKFNNKLKKEKKENNGGSDRNLDENSLFHPTFQCSICLENKNPSALFCGHLFCWTCIQEHAVAATSSASTSSARCPQCRLEFQPRDVTPLLNL is encoded by the exons ATGAACACATATGTGGCTGAAATTGGGGAAATTGTGAGATCTCAGCGAAGAGATGAAGAGTATATTGAAGATATTACAGAAAGATTGAGCAgg GTCAGCAAAGAGCTTCTGGGCCAACGTACGTGGATTCGGTGGTTTCCGTATTTAAAATCCATCGCATCGACTCTTTATTATACGAGCACAGTTGTATTAG GAAATCAAACTCTTGGCGAGGAATACGTTCATTTATTTGAATCAAACGGTCTTGAACGAACAGTTCCATCGATTCCATCACGGATTTCTTTTGTTCTTCTTCATTCAGCATTTccattaatttcaaattatttgattcag AAAGCAGAATCAACACTTACACATCCATCAACTGAATCATTTCTTGGAATTCcgattcgaaaaaatcaaaaagctcGTCAATCATTTCTTGACGTGTTTTTCTGGTTGAGAACTAAACTTTTTCCACAACTTCAACGTGCTCATATTGCTCTTTTCTATATAACTGGAGCATATTATAGCATCGCCAGAAGATTCActggaattcgatttttatcaGCCAGTGCTCATTCGGATATTCCT gCGCTGAAAGTTTATCGATTCCTTGGTTATATAACATTAATTCAATTGGCAGTTAGTATTGGAATATCATTATATTCATTTCTAGAACAGGAGAAATTcaataataaattgaaaaaggagaaaaaagaaaacaacggAGGATCGGATAGGAATCTAGACGAGAATTCG CTATTTCATCCAACATTCCAGTGTTCAATTTGTCTTGAAAACAAGAATCCATCTGCTCTTTTCTGTGGACATTTATTCTGTTGGACGTGTATTCAGGAGCACGCAGTAGCTGCCACGTCATCCGCTTCAACTTCATCTGCTCGTTGCCCACAGTGTCGATTGGAATTTCAACCTCGTGACGTCACGCCTTTACTTAATTTGTAA
- the sumv-1 gene encoding Protein sumv-1 (Confirmed by transcript evidence): MKQTTRPPAQYIVAPGTRFRLVANEYDKNKYGQCNYASYRTLVRCKQIRSKEELAKHGGRCEEHVEFSKTLENNHKKEVMRCHAENDSKMQRRRFDPWIASNEYISDDDDYLQAAQTVPQRLPDVANDDILDNNSLRYAEYYTDKDILNIKMDLVQKDIDDLIEFKELVTSQAQKEHELLGNDEEEDYPTDMAQRRIFKASTKYSRNDYLTLTTIDPVFHQCCVGPDMDDSLVIVHTMHSILDKIDNFEPIDSEKQCNKPALHLSKFCFDHIILDRSQKMFDVCNACGLTAIGGVDPKCSFHIKSSAIAETTSCPCNRCVQPGEHASPKDEKNSITCYLNSSDDDEPTLGNLSRIESMVSPMQQFSNQSNTLTAPLPRRYQGPPAQVLRPPQMGPPPGINQVPYQPKANRTPPMTSQQLHEQQKLKMQEEEMMSQTCASDFRVRPIDASQFGGGKKKQRLPPRRSPSFGTSPNSYQFHQQSQKKMPSIISTAYNSSPGKMNFQGWKNQSTSSATRPLPQPRFPVHAARSQQPKMIPLEQTQDSIEDDIGPSPMFQGPEPSRRGVPYYKNAYRRTELPSRHAQHSPLTPSTSTSSSQLLAPPKSPQPGTSSQTFRSQASRLPIAPHRAIAAGLNPADVGTRPAYRSQMAGQRPGMTPSAQQGSPQLISPPRQGSMMPVAMNQSPQAVRRQTPVPPYRLMGPQRVTTSYTVVRSGSSSSVAGPSRSSVASGSQHTALDTVQHDPRLANINVRTFLSIGNRDLSTLTQDEIDLLMAGNSPEKGGRKAGAPGAKESSKAAGGAQKGTSAASTSVPEPTKSSESSVDPQSDVSFSNPSPAPEVIEKVAPAAMTITSNKRKIDETLASESTSSEATLIHDTTSSSSAETVSGEPPAKKSSDVSAPVPSPEKEKEKIDRPKTPKSSTKRTTPTPSGRTPRAAAIAANQAISHSKPNVPSASTSSSAASTDQENPLDLLAELSVAAAAEEQQQAIGSTSKNGGSTKKTQRKSPSRSSIGKKRENSEEYEEEL; the protein is encoded by the exons ATGAAACAAACAACTCGTCCTCCTGCTCAATATATAGTTGCACCTGGAACACGATTCCGTCTTGTTGCCAATGAATACGACAAAAATAAGTATGGACAATGTAATTATGCTTCGTATCGAACGCTTGTTCGGTGTAAGCAG atacgATCAAAAGAAGAACTTGCGAAACATGGCGGCCGTTGTGAAGAGCAcgtcgaattttcaaaaacgttagAAAATAATCATAAGAAAGAAGTGATGCGGTGCCATGCGGAAAATGATTCAAAGATGCAAAGACGTCGTTTTGATCCGTGGATTGCATCAAATGAGTATATTTC AGACGATGACGACTACCTCCAAGCTGCTCAAACAGTTCCTCAGCGTCTTCCAGATGTGGCAAATGATGATATATTGGATAATAATTCGTTAAG atacgCTGAATACTATACTGACAAAGATATATTGAATATCAAGATGGATTTAGTACAAAAGGATATTGACgatttaattgaatttaaagaATTGGTCACAAGTCAAGCACAAAAAGAGCATGAATTGTTAGgaaatgatgaagaagaag ATTATCCAACAGATATGGCCCAGCgaagaattttcaaagcaTCCACAAAATACTCAAGGAATGACTATCTGACATTGACG acAATTGATCCAGTATTCCATCAATGTTGTGTTGGACCAGATATGGATGATTCTTTAGTTATTGTACACACAATGCACTCTATTTTGGataaaattgacaattttgaacCAATCGACTCTGAAAAGCAATGTAACAAGCCGGCGCTTCATCTTAGCAAATTTTGCTTTGAtc ATATTATACTGGAtcgttctcaaaaaatgttcgatgTCTGCAATGCATGTGGTCTTACTGCAATTGGAGGAGTTGATCCGAAATGTTCGTTCCATATAA aaagttctgCAATAGCTGAAACTACGTCTTGCCCGTGTAATCGGTGTGTCCAACCTGGTGAACATGCTTCCCCGaaagatgagaaaaattcg ATAACCTGCTATTTGAATTCATCCGACGACGACGAGCCTACACTGGGAAACTTGTCAAGAATCGAATCG aTGGTTTCCCCAatgcaacaattttcaaatcaatcgaATACATTAACTGCTCCATTACCCCGTCGTTATCAAGGTCCACCGGCTCAAGTACTCCGGCCACCACAAATGGGACCACCTCCAGGAATTAATCAAGTACCATATCAACCAAAAGCTAACAGAACTCCTCCGATGACATCACAGCAGCTCCACGAGcaacagaaattaaaaatgcaagAAGAAGAGATGATGTCTCAAACGTGTGCAAG TGATTTCAGAGTTCGACCTATTGATGCAAGTCAGTTTGGTGGAGGAAAGAAGA AACAACGACTACCACCAAGACGTTCTCCATCATTTGGGACATCTCCAAATTCTTATCAATTCCATCAACAATCACAAAAGAAAATGCCATCGATAATATCGACAGCGTACAATTCGTCacctggaaaaatgaattttcaaggATGGAAAAATCAATCTACGAGCTCGGCTACACGGCCTCTTCCACAG cCTCGTTTCCCAGTTCATGCAGCTCGTTCACAGCAACCGAAGATGATTCCATTAGAACAAACTCAAGATTCAATTGAAGATGATATTGGACCATCACCCATGTTTCAAGGACCAGAACCATCGAGACGCGGTGTTCCATATTATAAAAATGCCTATCgaagaa ctgaactTCCATCTCGTCATGCCCAACACTCTCCACTCACTCCATCTACTTCTACATCATCATCTCAGCTATTGGCTCCTCCTAAATCACCACAACCCGGTACATCTTCTCAAACTTTTCGATCTCAAGCATCACGTCTTCCAATAGCACCACATCGTGCTATAGCTGCAGGACTTAATCCAGCCGATGTCGGAACTCGCCCAGCTTATAG ATCTCAAATGGCTGGCCAAAGACCAGGAATGACGCCGTCAGCGCAACAAGGAAGCCCTCAATTAATTTCTCCGCCAAGACAAGGATCTATGATGCCAGTAGCAATGAATCAGAGCCCTCAAGCTGTTCGGCGACAAACTCCAGTTCCACCTTACCGTCTTATGGGACCCCAAAGAGTTACAACAAGTTATACGGTTGTTCGATCAGGAAGTTCATCGTCTGTAGCTGGTCCATCAAGAAGTTCTGTGGCTTCGGG ctcCCAGCATACTGCATTGGACACAGTTCAGCATGATCCACGTTTGGCAAACATCAATGTACGAACATTTTTGTCAATTGGAAATCGGGATCTTTCAACACTAACTCAAGATGAAATAGATCTCTTGATGGCTGGAAATTCACCGGAAAAGGGAGGCAGAAAGGCCGGTGCTCCCGGTGCAAAAGAATCATCAAAAGCTGCGGGAGGCGCTCAAAAAGGAACTTCTGCAGCTTCAACAAGCGTCCCAGAACCGACGAAAAGTTCAGAATCATCAGTGGATCCGCAATCAGATGTATCATTTTCGAATCCTTCACCAGCTCCAGAAGTTATAGAAAAAGTTGCACCAGCTGCGATGACAATAACTTCCAATAAacggaaaatcgatgaaacTTTGGCATCTGAATCAACATCTTCGGAGGCTACATTAATACACGATacaacttcttcttcttctgcagAGACAGTGTCTGGAGAGCCTCCAGCAAAGAAATCATCAGATGTTTCAGCACCTGTGCCATCTCCAGAAaaggaaaaggagaaaatAG ATCGtccaaaaactccaaaatcatCTACAAAACGGACAACACCAACTCCATCCGGAAGAACACCACGGGCGGCCGCAATTGCAGCGAATCAAGCTATTTCTCATTCAAAACCTAATGTTCCCTCTGCGTCTACATCTTCTTCGGCTGCTTCCACCGATCAAGAg aatccgcTAGATTTGCTTGCTGAATTGTCGGTAGCTGCAGCTGCTGAAGAGCAACAACAAGCAATAGGGAGTACGTCGAAAAATGGAGGAAGCACAAAGAAAA cgcAAAGAAAGTCACCTTCTCGTTCATCAATAGGAAAGAAACGAGAAAACAGTGAGGAATATGAGGaggaactttga
- the mrps-26 gene encoding Small ribosomal subunit protein mS26 (Confirmed by transcript evidence) — MLINSSRLSISSTGRCLLASAMSQMDEVFGVQKRQMGRRQPKQGKPPILPPSKKVLYHVVHAPWQKPEDVEELLWRRHAYNNAVISLREVFRAELAQNASHGQGIEAMKEAEALELDELIAQNEKRNEEKRAARKEREAEDAKETKSVILEEIRVELEKRNAGKKQAEDEVKNAISRSSEFITRSNLETKILEALEKPTIYDFAIDRAGNKYFVPEPVKYQEGTPTRQKGRLYDQTLGTQHGTIEEANKIQQKSV, encoded by the exons atgttgaTAAACAGTTCTCGTTTATCAATTTCTTCAACGGGACGATGTCTTTTGGCATCTGCCATGTCACAAATGGACGAAGTATTCGGAGTACAGAAGAGACAAATGGGACGACGGCAACCAAAGCAGGGAAAACCACCAATTTTGCCTCCATCGAAGAAA GTTCTCTACCACGTTGTGCATGCTCCATGGCAGAAACCAGAAGATGTCGAGGAGCTCCTCTGGCGTCGTCATGCATACAACAATGCAGTTATTTCACTTCGAGAAGTATTCCGTGCAGAACTTGCTCAAAATGCATCTCATGGTCAGGGTATCGAAGCAATGAAAGAAGCAGAAGCACTTGAATTAGACGAATTAATTGCTCAAAATGAGAAGCGGAATGAAGAAAAACGGGCGGCACGTAAAGAACGAGAAGCCGAAGATGCGAAGGAAACAAAATCtgtaattttggaagaaattcgaGTTGAATTGGAGAAAAGAAATGCAGGCAAAAAGCAGGCAGAAGATGAagttaaaaatgcaatttctcGTTCAAGTGAATTCATTACTCGTTCAAATCTTGAAACTAAAATTCTCGAAGCACTCGAAAAGCCAACAATTTACGATTTTGCAATTGATCGGGCTGGGAACAAGTATTTCGTACCTGAACCAGTTAAATATCAAGAAGGAACACCAACTCGACAAAAAGGACGATTGTATGATCAGACATTGGGTACACAACATGGAACTATCGAAGAAGCTAATAAGATACAACAGAAAAGTGTTTAG
- the prmt-5 gene encoding Protein arginine N-methyltransferase 5 (Confirmed by transcript evidence), which produces MSNRTYADNLFPQQVAEQHEEQMSSGSSPKSNSPSRSISSVEAANSRIHIGWMATTLDVAENLDRHVATFCTRLGEFKYNFVVYPIGGVVRAFWTPNGSAENHPPVIDLPDVQLRNDLWESYVVGKISPWIDCDSSDPAFASLSEEHLLKELSYICYLGLQTMAIELTRISSPRTAAILKKWIWTRNSRFTVWVQLPSAIEKCKDYDAFTIEHVDLWTIWADFRKNCGNFSGVYFQVALTISSELPDELTELKLVDRWKAEPLAAFVIESGLFISGRNGEASIPSAHINLLKHLWTTDALRIVLRATTDTFKYNTSIKSEYSQALRHAVRNVNYRSRPDVGEGSNDSTHYLNVIEYKDVLQAPLQPLSENLDSGVYNTFEQDQIKYDVYGEAVVGALKDLGADGRKTVVIYLLGGGRGPIGTKILKSEREYNNTFRQGQESLKVKLYIVEKNPNAIVTLKYMNVRTWKRRVTIIESDMRSLPGIAKDRGFEQPDIIVSELLGSFGDNELSPECLDGVTGFLKPTTISIPQKYTSYVKPIMSTHIHQTIKAQSIPYLSRAIPSHGRGEPELDEDEMWIQKYPQGHVRNNMDQIYVVYLSKYIPLAETTKPVFTFEHPNFMNSSNERSDSIEFVMDRNADLMGFAGYFDLQLYKTVMLSIEPSTHTPGMVSWFPAVIPLRDQLRVGEGDRISLKIDRKVDNTGVWYEWHVEKKKTNGESVSTPIQNPNGESYYMRM; this is translated from the exons ATGAGTAACAGAACGTATGCCGATAATCTGTTTCCACAACAGGTCGCGGAGCAGCATGAGGAACAGATGTCTTCTGGTTCTTCGCCCAAAAGTAATTCTCCCAGCAGAAGTATAAGCTCTGTTGAGGCAGCGAACTCTAGAATACACATCGGATGGATGGCCACAACCTTGGACGTTGCCGAGAATCTAGACCGTCATGTTGCTACTTTCTGTACACGACTGGGAGAGTTCAAGTATAACTTTGTCGTCTACCCGATTGGAGGGGTCGTTCGCGCATTCTGGACGCCTAATGGAAG CGCGGAGAATCATCCACCTGTTATTGATTTGCCCGATGTTCAGCTGAGAAATGATCTCTGGGAAAGCTATGTTGTAGGAAAA atttctcCATGGATCGACTGTGACTCTTCTGATCCAGCCTTTGCCTCGCTTTCCGAGGAACATCTTCTGAAAGAGCTCAGCTACATTTGTTATTTGGGTCTTCAAACGATGGCAATCGAGCTCACACGCATCTCGTCGCCTCGTACTGCtgccattttgaaaaaatggatttggaCTAGAAATTCGCGTTTTAC tgtttgGGTTCAACTTCCGTCTGCAATTGAAAAGTGCAAAGATTATGACGCTTTCACAATAGAACATGTTGATTTATGGACAATTTGGGCCGATTTCCGGAAGAATTGTGGTAATTTCAGTGGTGTTTATTTCCAAGTGGCTTTGACGATCTCTTCGGAACTTCCCGATGAGCTTACTGAGCTTAAACTTGTGGACCGTTGGAAGGCCGAGCCCCTAGCAGCTTTTGTTATCGAATCGGGTCTTTTtatttctggaagaaatggAGAAGCATCAATTCCAAG tgcccacataaatttattaaaacatcTATGGACAACTGATGCACTTCGGATCGTTCTTCGTGCCACAACGGATACATTCAAGTACAATACTTCTATCAAATCCGAGTATTCTCAAGCTCTTCGTCATGCAGTTCGAAATGTTAATTACCGAAGTCGTCCTGATGTTGGAGAAGGATCGAATGACTCCACTCATTATCTTAATGTTATCGAATACAAAGATGTTTTGCAAGCACCTCTTCAAccattgtctgaaaatttggattcagGAGTTTATAATACATTCGAGCAGGATCAAATTAAATACGACGTGTATGGAGAAGCTGTAGTTGGAGCATTAAAAGATCTTGGAGCTGACGGAAGAAAAACTGTTGTCATTTACTTGTTGGGAGGAGGACGTGGTCCTATT ggaacgaaaattctgaaatctgAAAGAGAATACAACAACACATTCCGACAAGGCCAAGAAAGTCTCAAAGTGAAGCTTTATATTGTTGAAAAGAATCCAAATGCAATCGTCACTCTGAAATATATGAATGTGAGAACATGGAAACGACGAGTAACGATTATTGAAAGTGATATGCGAAGTCTGCCGGGAATTGCGAAAGATCGTGGATTCGAACAACCTGACATAATTGTTTCGGAACTTCTTGGAAGTTTTGGAGATAACGAGTTGAGTCCTGAATGTCTAGATGGTGTCACTGGATTTTTGAAGCcaacaacaatttcaattccacAGAAGTACACTAGCTATGTGAAGCCAATAATGAGTACTCATATTCATCAAACAATTAAAGCTCAAAGTATTCCTTATTTGAGTCGTGCAATTCCATCGCATGGTAGAGGTGAACCGGAATTGGATGAAGACGAAATGTGGATTCAAAAATACcc aCAAGGACATGTTCGTAACAATATGGATCAAATCTACGTTGTATATCTTTCAAAATACATTCCACTTGCCGAAACCACCAAACCAGTATTCACATTTGAACATCcaaatttcatgaattcaagCAATGAGAGAAGCGATTCTATTGAATTTGTTATGGATAGAAATGCAGAT CTGATGGGATTCGCCGGCTACTTTGATCTTCAACTCTACAAAACCGTGATGCTTTCAATTGAACCATCAACTCATACACCTGGAATGGTCAGTTGGTTCCCAGCTGTTATTCCACTTAGAGATCAATTGAGAGTTGGAGAAGGTGACagaatttctctgaaaatcgatCGAAAAGTTGACAATACTGGTGTGTGGTACGAATGGcatgttgaaaaaaag aaaaccaaTGGCGAATCTGTGAGCACCCCGATCCAGAATCCAAATGGAGAGAGCTATTACATGAGAATGTAG